A single Oncorhynchus tshawytscha isolate Ot180627B linkage group LG01, Otsh_v2.0, whole genome shotgun sequence DNA region contains:
- the marveld1 gene encoding MARVEL domain-containing protein 1, which produces MPPQPEVNKHFWDFLKSFLGIIRILQILFGAGLWVTIAANKYEGSIHFVLFVAVLFWLLTLTAFFITLLDKQDLVPVLGGDRWLLSNLVHDIAAAVLYLPAIGVMIYKTGRYEYCNLEQYKHHCLYKVYLAAAVFACLAAVVYLVSSVYVGCRKCRGEQTVV; this is translated from the coding sequence ATGCCCCCCCAGCCGGAGGTGAACAAACATTTCTGGGACTTCCTAAAGAGTTTTCTCGGCATTATCCGAATCCTCCAAATCCTTTTCGGAGCAGGACTATGGGTCACAATCGCCGCCAACAAATACGAAGGCTCCATCCACTTCGTCCTGTTCGTGGCCGTGCTCTTCTGGCTCCTCACCCTCACCGCGTTTTTTATCACTCTCCTGGACAAACAGGACCTTGTCCCCGTCTTGGGAGGGGACCGGTGGTTGCTTAGCAACCTGGTTCATGACATCGCTGCTGCGGTGCTGTATCTACCGGCGATCGGCGTCATGATCTACAAGACAGGGCGGTACGAGTACTGCAACCTGGAGCAATATAAACACCACTGCCTGTATAAAGTCTATCTGGCTGCTGCCGTGTTCGCATGTCTGGCCGCTGTTGTGTATCTTGTCTCGTCGGTGTATGTTGGCTGTAGGAAGTGCCGGGGAGAGCAGACGGTGGtttga